One window from the genome of Deltaproteobacteria bacterium encodes:
- a CDS encoding ABC transporter permease encodes MILSWIARRTLGGARRPLFISLLSGIGVAGTGLGVFSLIVVLSVMNGFEKDFRSRIVGFNGALTISTPDPLTLTLSHKGERGQRAYPIVEAEGILQSEARETMGVKIRGIEQKDFRIDRYFKVNYALGSEIKDLFDRNEPGIIIGQELALALNVHPDFEDRVLLISPLGDVGPSGDFIPRLRQFRVIGIFKSGFYEYDTKFAIVAYPQVLSLFPHSSEKKIVTDGIDFQTAVVMKAKLEKENPSLAGKVTTWQEQNKKLFGALRMERIGMFLLLSMIVLISSVTIFGMLSLIILDKVREMALLRAIGLERGSIRRIFLWQGIGIGLKGTACGGLLGVLVVLLLYFIKIPLPSSYYLDFLPVSPSFSQIGLVLLTAPLLAVVTAFYPAGQASKMEIAPLLRYE; translated from the coding sequence ATGATCCTTTCCTGGATCGCCCGACGGACCTTGGGGGGAGCCCGACGACCGTTGTTCATCAGTCTCCTTTCCGGAATTGGTGTGGCGGGCACCGGGCTCGGCGTTTTTTCCCTGATCGTTGTCCTTTCCGTCATGAACGGTTTTGAGAAAGATTTTAGGTCGAGGATTGTCGGTTTCAACGGGGCGTTGACGATTTCAACGCCTGATCCCCTCACCCTGACCCTCTCCCACAAAGGGGAGAGGGGCCAGAGAGCCTATCCGATTGTGGAGGCGGAGGGGATTTTACAATCCGAGGCGAGGGAAACAATGGGGGTCAAGATTCGAGGGATTGAGCAAAAGGATTTCCGGATCGACCGGTATTTTAAGGTGAACTACGCCCTTGGTTCGGAGATCAAGGACCTCTTTGACCGGAACGAGCCAGGAATTATTATCGGTCAGGAGCTGGCGCTCGCCCTGAATGTCCATCCCGATTTTGAGGATCGCGTACTCCTGATTTCACCCCTCGGGGATGTCGGCCCTTCGGGGGATTTTATACCGCGTCTCCGTCAGTTCCGGGTGATCGGGATCTTCAAGTCCGGCTTCTACGAGTACGACACCAAGTTCGCGATTGTGGCCTACCCCCAGGTCTTATCCCTCTTTCCCCACTCTTCAGAAAAGAAGATTGTCACCGACGGGATCGACTTTCAGACTGCGGTAGTGATGAAGGCAAAGCTGGAAAAGGAAAACCCTTCCCTGGCCGGCAAGGTGACCACTTGGCAGGAGCAAAACAAAAAACTGTTCGGGGCCCTCCGGATGGAGCGGATCGGCATGTTTCTGCTCCTTTCCATGATTGTGCTGATCTCCTCGGTGACGATCTTCGGGATGCTCTCTCTTATTATTCTGGATAAGGTCAGGGAGATGGCCCTTTTGCGGGCGATCGGTCTGGAGAGAGGGTCGATTCGGCGGATCTTTCTCTGGCAGGGGATCGGTATCGGACTGAAAGGGACCGCCTGCGGCGGTTTGTTGGGGGTTCTCGTTGTTCTCCTGCTCTATTTCATCAAGATCCCCCTCCCTTCTTCCTATTATCTTGATTTTCTGCCGGTCTCCCCCAGTTTTTCGCAAATCGGTCTGGTTCTGCTGACGGCGCCCCTGTTGGCGGTGGTGACCGCCTTTTACCCGGCCGGACAGGCCTCTAAAATGGAGATCGCCCCACTGTTAAGGTATGAATAG
- a CDS encoding ABC transporter permease produces the protein MNNLVFTYLRKKRGRPLIRVASVLTVGGITLAVISLLTGLSVFSGFKKEYLKAVLNFNAPLVVMKVGEMEQVSGEKTKLENYLESKNEKGVVTPFLYREGLLVLKGKVKGVVIKGVDLDKIEQVSGTKIRYFSEKKEGLILGEVLARSLGVAASPEKLHLFLPEEGEEKIASRHFLRFPVAGVFESGMYDYDAGFAFLPLAEIQKILKIRDRVTGFEIWPAPGEPASGEPDHPEKVLSWGETMRKDLGYPYSVMTWYDLNKNIFEALRLQKLIFTILLGFLVLVASFNLTGILVMKMLERRQDIAIFRAFGAGPKKLRRLFFAEGFFWGGTGLLLGTILAFGFSRLLAQREWIPLSPEVYFISSVPSAWSWGEALVVFGVGFLFLFGAVWFSLSRLSRLNLVRALTEA, from the coding sequence ATGAATAATCTTGTCTTTACTTATCTCCGCAAAAAACGGGGTCGGCCGCTCATCCGTGTCGCCTCGGTCCTGACGGTAGGTGGGATCACCCTGGCGGTGATTTCCCTCTTAACCGGGCTTTCCGTTTTTAGCGGTTTCAAAAAGGAATACCTCAAGGCGGTGCTCAACTTTAATGCCCCTCTTGTTGTGATGAAGGTGGGGGAGATGGAACAGGTTTCTGGAGAAAAAACAAAATTAGAAAATTACCTCGAGTCCAAAAATGAAAAAGGGGTGGTGACGCCGTTTCTCTACCGGGAAGGGCTTCTTGTCCTCAAAGGAAAGGTTAAGGGGGTGGTGATCAAGGGTGTCGATCTCGACAAGATCGAACAGGTCTCCGGCACAAAGATCCGTTATTTTAGTGAGAAAAAGGAAGGATTAATTCTGGGGGAGGTGCTTGCCCGTTCCCTGGGAGTGGCCGCTTCGCCGGAGAAACTCCATCTTTTTTTACCGGAAGAGGGGGAGGAAAAAATCGCTTCGCGCCATTTTCTCCGTTTCCCGGTAGCCGGCGTTTTTGAATCCGGGATGTACGACTACGACGCCGGTTTTGCCTTTCTCCCCCTGGCGGAGATCCAGAAGATCCTCAAAATCAGGGATCGGGTGACCGGTTTTGAAATCTGGCCTGCTCCAGGCGAGCCTGCTTCAGGCGAGCCCGATCATCCGGAAAAGGTACTTTCGTGGGGAGAAACCATGAGAAAGGACCTCGGTTATCCTTATTCGGTAATGACCTGGTATGATCTCAATAAAAATATTTTTGAGGCGCTCCGTCTGCAAAAATTGATTTTCACGATCCTCTTGGGTTTTCTGGTCCTCGTCGCCTCCTTTAACCTCACCGGGATCCTCGTGATGAAGATGCTGGAGAGGCGACAGGATATAGCGATCTTTCGGGCCTTTGGGGCAGGTCCAAAAAAATTAAGGCGGCTCTTTTTTGCAGAGGGGTTTTTCTGGGGCGGCACCGGCCTCCTCCTGGGGACGATTCTGGCCTTTGGTTTTTCCCGACTCCTGGCGCAAAGGGAATGGATTCCGCTCTCCCCGGAGGTCTATTTCATCTCTTCAGTCCCCTCGGCCTGGTCCTGGGGCGAGGCGCTTGTGGTCTTTGGTGTTGGATTTTTGTTTCTTTTTGGTGCGGTTTGGTTTTCACTGTCGCGGCTTTCCCGTTTGAATCTGGTACGGGCGTTAACAGAGGCTTAA
- a CDS encoding ABC transporter ATP-binding protein, translating to MSPLIEVHNLTKSYFLESQELSVLKGVNLTLFAGECLFILGASGSGKSTLLHLLGSLDVPSSGTILYEGEGLFQRGEEALARFRNQKIGFVFQFHYLLGDFTALENVMMPLLIRGEKRNQASLKASQVLDQLGLGGRKGHRPSELSGGEQQRVAVARALVTEPCLLLADEPTGNLDTETGLKLIDLLLEAHLQKKVTLVIVTHNEDLIQRAKGRTTVRSLRLKDGTLQAC from the coding sequence ATGTCGCCGCTTATCGAAGTTCATAACCTTACCAAGAGTTATTTTTTGGAGAGCCAGGAACTCTCCGTCCTCAAAGGGGTCAATCTGACCCTCTTTGCCGGGGAATGTCTTTTTATCCTTGGGGCCTCAGGGAGTGGTAAAAGCACACTCCTCCACCTTTTGGGGTCGCTGGATGTCCCGTCTTCGGGGACTATTCTTTATGAAGGGGAGGGGTTGTTTCAAAGAGGGGAAGAGGCGCTGGCCCGGTTTCGTAATCAAAAAATCGGGTTTGTCTTTCAGTTTCATTACCTTTTGGGGGATTTTACGGCGCTTGAAAATGTGATGATGCCGCTTTTGATCCGTGGCGAAAAAAGGAATCAGGCCAGCCTTAAGGCTTCCCAGGTATTGGATCAGTTGGGGTTGGGGGGGCGAAAGGGGCACCGGCCATCCGAGCTCTCCGGTGGGGAACAACAAAGGGTGGCCGTTGCCAGGGCCCTGGTGACTGAACCCTGTTTGTTGCTGGCGGACGAGCCGACAGGGAATCTCGATACGGAAACCGGTCTGAAGCTGATCGATCTCTTGCTGGAGGCCCACCTTCAGAAAAAGGTCACGCTGGTTATCGTGACCCATAATGAAGATTTGATCCAACGGGCCAAAGGGAGGACCACCGTTCGTTCTCTTCGGTTGAAGGACGGGACACTGCAAGCATGTTGA